Genomic DNA from Cloeon dipterum chromosome 3, ieCloDipt1.1, whole genome shotgun sequence:
ATCAACTCGTTCATAGCTAATATTCATCGTAAATTGAGGCGATTACTCTAAGATATTCCAGATATCAAAATGGTGAGTAAAAATTCtacagcaaattaaaaagtagttAATTCCTGAATTTCGATCTATCAAACTACTCACCCCCTTTGGAATTTGGGAAAATTGTGAAAGGGCCAGCTGGCTAACTCGAGCCGAACGAACAAACCCTCTTAGGAAAGTTGTTCAGGTGTGTACGCCCTGCCCGAGGAGGCCAGCAAGCCCGCCGATGAAGCATGCAGAAGAGGAGTCGAGCGACGTCAGACTGAATATGCTGAGAATACATCTCGCTCCCTTCGTTTTATCAGCTCACGGCATTTTCTTATCAGAGAAGAACAGACTAACGAACCCCTTCCTTTGGGCgcttaaaacaataaaaattaagcctGCTGCTGACACCGAGTATGCAGGTGGTGGAGAGGCCAAGGAACGGAATTGCATCCAAGACGACGAGTTGTACCAAACAGACTGatttttgtgtgaatttgGATCAAACCTCATCCGTTTTATGAGTTCAATccactttttaacttttttatagaaaacgaaatttaaaaaattacgcaAAAAAGGAAGCTGGGACAAAAATCAGATTGCCTCTAGGTAATATGTGTCTGCAAATTGCGTTTGGTTCCACGTTGAAAGCGACTAATTTGGAGGTGTTTGGTTCTTTTGTCGGAACTGATTTATTTCCGCTGTTGGAAGGGGAATGTTGGGCGAGTCAGAATAAATTGTAATGCCGCTTAGCCAATTTCCACTAAAATCATCGTTAAATACACACGCAGTTATTCAAGTGCGGTACAGTCATGGTATCGTTTGAGTTCCAATAGCATGACGTGGTGTATTGTTTCACTGTAGCGAAGAAGAAATCTACTATGAGTCTGTCGAAGATTCCAGTTAATTTCCCACTTTATACCAAGTCTAGTTAgtattgcttttatttccctAATTCCTTGATTCACAATTCACGTGGTTGCAGCAACTGACAGATTGTTGATCCAAAATTTCATCCGATAAGACTCATTTTAACAAGCGAGACGGAAAATTTTGCCTGCATGACAAGAACGAGTTTTCTAGTATGCTGACCCACTCGCGAAATTGGCCGGAAGAGAGTGGTAAACGTGTCGCGCGCTACgtcgtaaataaaaaactaataaattccACCCTAAACGTGTAAACAGGCGTCCTTGGCCTCGGCGGCTATATGCGTGGGGTGGTCAGTGGCAAGGCGAATTGTAGTTTTTTCCTCTCCGCTATATGACGAGAGCCAAGTTGGCGAGAGAATGTGCTTAAGTGTGTGCATGTGTTTATCAGGAAAAGCACACACGCGCACGCTGTGGAGCTGTGGAACTGgaggcgagagagagagagagagagagagagagagagagccgaaGAAAAGAGCGATAATGATTATTGCTGTTTACCACACAAACACGCATGCAGCCTGTGCAGTTTGTGCGCCAAGGACACGCGAGGCATAGCCAGCAACTCAGCGAGTCATGCGTGCTGCTCGCGTGACAAGGGGTGGCTGGCACCGCGCGAGGGTGCCTCCGCCACCGGCCATTCAGCCCCGCGGTCTTGATGCCTGCGCACCAGGACAGGTGATGCTCGCCTCTAGAAAATTTTCGCACTCTTTCCGTTTTAGGCGTGTGGATGGGACGCAAAATCGGGCTCGCTTGGTCACTTCtcttttaaaagtattttccttttcaattttaagctttaaGGAGGGTGGAgttaaaattcagattaaatAACTTTTCACCTGCGTAAGCTTATTTGTATGAATCTTCtcattttctgtatttttggGAAATATTGTTGCCCTCTTAATCCTCAGAATTAAATCAGGTACAGAAATTTTCGTGATTTACAATCGACAATTATTGTTTCACAATTCTATCTGTTTTctattgaatataattttgtcaatactttgtcttattttattttcaaaataatttcaacatttccTTTCGAGTAAGAGATAAAAGAAACtctaattaatgaaattaataactaTGCTATTTTTTTCGTTCAACTAAAGAAATCATAGGTTGAATTCTGTCCACACTCAGGTTGCCAAGGGACGCGAGGCCCTGTGCTCGTCGCTGTCTGCCCACTGCTGCTGAGGCCAGGAAGAGGAATCAGAGACTCTTGGCagtgagttttctttttttcaacgTACAATTTACTTCGCGTGTGTTGCGTGTTTTGGCGAAAGAGGAGATATAATAAAGGGTTGGGTGCTCGTGGGGGATGAGTCAGTTGTTACATCGGGGTGAATATTTAATCGCATTATAACGTATGTGAAATCAACCCAGCCCACCTCCATTCATATGTctgcaaaatgttaaaaacgtGCCTCCAAAATCGCTTTTATTCTGAGCACGAAAATACGAGGATAAGTCTTCTTTCATGTATTGTGTAAAGCAGTCTTTTTgaagttaatttatattttctggaAGGACTGAATCTTCCTTGTTCAATTTAATACTTGGTACAGACTGAGCGCTAAACGTGTGTACTTgattttaggaaaattgtttacttTAATTGTTAACTTATATGAGCTGATTTAACCGTGTTATGAAAGTAAGAAAGCATATATTGCTTACAATATTAATTGCATGGAAACGCTGATGATTTTTTGGTCGGATAGGCCTAGTCAGTCTGTGCCCTTTTGCAGTGCAGAGGACAGTGcccatattataattaatatattaaacaGCGGCTTCTTCAATGTGACATGTGTGTAGCgaagtggaaaaaaattatataaaattatgtgAAAATTTCCGAATTATAACAAGGGTATGCATAGATGCGCTACACAAGAACTGATTGTAACGGTGCACAATGAGCTTCACCccatcaaaatgattttaaagcagaaaattgaaatacaataattttgcaaaggGAAAACACTGAttcagtattttaaaattgagataaaaatttatatgttcCAATGGTTCCAATCTTAATTGCATATATGACAGggaagatgaaaaaataattgacatttttggGCAGTGCCCAGAAGAATGCAGAGACTAAATAGACCCAATCTTGGTTTcgccaaaaaataatatacgcGTTACAAATATACTCAAGTTATTTGAGGTTTCTTaggttattttttgttatttatttttttaagaaaagtaCTACAGTTTACAAGAAAATCTACAACGCTTTCATGTCCCGCAGGAGTTGGAACATAAGCAGGCAGTGCTGCACTCGCTAAAGGCTTACTTCCCTGCGCACGAGGTGCTGAAGCGCCTTGTGGCAGACCTATGATGTCCTACGGTCCCCCCGTCGACCTCTCCTTCCACCACTGCTCCCTGGACAAGATCCTGAGCAAGGAGCCGCGCCAGGGTGCACTGCCGGTGGTCAGGTCGGAGTTTGGCGGCCTCATGAGCGCTTCTCTGCGCCTCAGCAACAACCGCATCCAAAACCTGAACCTACTGCCGGCGGTGGCGTGCAGGTTCCTCGAGTACCCAGAGGCTCTTGCCTGGCTCGACCTAAGCTGTAACATGCTGACCGACAACCCTGCTGAACTGCGATTCTTTCCAGGTGCATaactgtttttctttaaaagtcactgttttataataaatatatgggTCAAGTAATCGAGTCCCACACTTAGC
This window encodes:
- the LOC135941286 gene encoding leucine-rich repeat-containing protein 51-like — its product is MMSYGPPVDLSFHHCSLDKILSKEPRQGALPVVRSEFGGLMSASLRLSNNRIQNLNLLPAVACRFLEYPEALAWLDLSCNMLTDNPAELRFFPGLRLLYLHGNRLTDLQGLLAVLRDLPNLYGLTLFGNRLPEKYRSAVLRALPHLKSLDFCNVSLADRQRAFHAEWH